Genomic window (Enterobacteriaceae bacterium 4M9):
GCAGGGCAGTGAAAAAATCAACGTGCGGGTTGAAGGGCAGACCATTTTTGATAACACCTTTCTGATGATTCAGGCGGCGCTGGACGGCGTTGGGCTTGCGTATGTTCCTCAGGATCTGGTGGCAAAGCACCTTGCGTCAGGGCGCCTGACAGCGCAACTTGCCGACTGGTGCCCGCACTTTCCCGGTTACTATCTCTATTACCCCAGCCGACAGCATCTGCCCGCTGCGTTTGAGCGCGTGGTGGAGGCTCTGCGTCTACAAAAAAGAGCGTAAACGTGTGCAGCGGCTGCACGGCTGAGGTGACAGCGTCGCTGCTGGTTTGCCGCCGCTGCGCGATCGGGTACGGAGATGGGGAAACGGTTCCGCTAAAGTCGTGCCACAGAGAGGGCATTTTGCTGTCGGAATACGGTGCACTTCATTGCCTCAAAACTGTGCAGTGCGGTCACCGGTAGATTAAAAAAAATATTATATATATTAGTAAGATTGAAGGTTTTATCTCACGCCCATGAAAAGTCAGGATGCTTCACTATAAATCATCACTATTCTTATGAGGGTTTCCTGGTTTATCGGTTTAATAAGTAGATTTCAGGCATTGCTTAAGTGCAGGCATTGCTTTTAGTTTGCGGTTTATTTTGGTTGTGGCGTTTAATGCTTATATTTTTTAAGGGGGATATAAAAAATATACGTATCTCTGGCAGGTTATTTTAACAACTCCTTAGAGAGTTTATATTTGTTAGAAATAGCGGTGGTTGCATTTACTATTTAATAAATCGATTTTTTATCGTGGTTGTATTATCGCCGTTGTTATTTTTTTGTGTTATTCATAACGCCGCGCATAGATTTAAATTTTTGGTGAGGGCTGCGGGTTGCCGTAGTGATATTCCTCGTAAAAATCGACAATGACGATAGCCGTGAAAATACATCATGATTTTCAGGGGTGACTTTTATGGCGATTTTGAGAGGCAAGGTGCGCTAACTTTACGAAAGGTAAAAAGGAAATGATGAAACGGAAGAGTAACTTTGTAAAAATTAACGCTATTACGGTATCCATTATGCTGGCGCTGCCGGCTGCTGCACATGCAGATATCGTGATGAAAAATGGCAGTGCCACTGCGGTAAATGGCGTGCCGGTTGTCAATATCAACGGCGCAAACGCAAACGGTATCTCACATAATATTTACGACAAGCTGAACGTGGGTAAAGAAGGTCTGGTTTTCAACAACAGCCAGAACGGGGCCGCGACGCAGTTGGCCGGGCAGATCGCCGGTAACAACAACCTGGCATCGGGTAGCGCGAAGGTAATTCTGAATGAAGTCACGTCCACCAATGCCAGTACCCTGAACGGGATGATGGAAGTCGCTGGTGATAAAGCGCATCTGATTATCGCTAACCCAAACGGAATAACCTGCGAAAGCTGCGGTGTGATTAACACAGAAAAATTGACGCTGACCACCGGTACGCCGGATATGCAGAATGGCGAGTTAAAAGGCTATTCGGTCAACGGCGGTACTATCAACATTAATAATAAACTGAAAACGGACTCCCCAACGGCCATTCTGGCTCGTTCCGTTGCGGTTAATGGCGAAACTCGCGTGTCCGGCCAGGATTTGACCATCGTAACCGGTACTAACTATGTGAATACCAATAATGAGGTTACGGGGTCGGTTGCTGCCAGAGGTGGACGTAATACCTACAGTCTGGACGTGTCAAAGCTGGGCGGGATGTACGCCGGTAAAATTACGCTGATCAGTACAGAAAACGGCGTTGGCGTGCGTAACCAGGGCAATATTGCTTCAGCCAGTACGATTGCGCTAAACGCGAAAGGACGCCTGATTAATACGAATGCCACGATGCAGGCGGTAGGCGATATCGGGGTGCAGGTCGCAGGTGATATTGATAACGTGACGGGCAAAATTTTGACCGAGAAGTCCATCAGTATTGATACCAATAAAAACACCATTGATAACTCACGTGCCGGTAATATTCTGGCATCAGGTGATGTGGGTATCAGTAGCGGCTATTTTAATAATACCAATGGTAAAGTTTCCGCAGGGGGAACGCTGGGCATCAATACCAATAAAAACACCCTGACAAACTACGGTAAAGGTAAAGCCGTAGGTATCAGTGCAGGGGCGGTACTGTTGCAGACAGGTCACCTTAATAACTCTAACGGTCAGATTAAAGCATATTATATTGGCACTCAGTCTGATAACGTGAACAACAACAACGCCATTATCGATTCCTATAGCGATGTGGTGATGGCGAGTAACGGCTATATTGATAATACGGGTGGATTGATTCGTTCGGGTCAGGGTAAAGTACAAATCGACTCAGCGAAAGGAACCTTGTGGAATAACCAAACCAAAACAGCAGATTATGCCAGTGAAGATACAAAAGGCATCATAGCCGGTCTTGGTGGTATTCAAATCGTTACCAACTATCTGGATAACGTAGGTCAGATTATCTCTTCGGGTGATGTGAATATTTTAAGTAACTCTCATATTCATAACGGCTCCGGTGATATTTTGTCTACGAAAAATGTCGCCATTAAATCAAATACGCTGAATAACAACTCGGGATCCATTACGTCTGAAGAGGGAAATATCAGTCTTCAAACGGTAACCGGTGCGCTGGAAAACTACATTGGCTGGGTAACTTCTCGTGATGGGGCCGTCAGCGTACAGGCTCAGCGTGTTTACAACTACGGTGGTTTTATGGCCGCAGGTACGGATCTGAGCATCAACACAGATACTGAAGTCAACAACAACGAAGGCTTCATTTCTGCCGGTAAAGATGTTGTTATCCGGGCTAAAAACGCCGTCTACAATAACAATGGCAATAACTTTGGGCGCAACTTCGGTCAATATCTGGGCATGGTGGGTCAGCTGGGCGGTATCGTAGGGCAGAACATCACTGATATTTCTGCGCAGAATATTTACACTGAAAATAGCCGTATTATCGCTAACGCAGATATGCTGAAGCTGACAGCGGTTGATACGGTCTCTAACTACAACGGCCAGTTGGTTGGTCGTGGCGGTGCTGATATTAAAGCCAGAACGCTGACTAACCACTACGGTACCATTTATTCAGGCAAAGACATTACTGTTGATGCTGATTATCTGAACTTTTCCAGTTCCGGCAATATCATCGACAACAATGCGAAAGGTTTAATTGTTGCGGATAACAATCTGAATCTTAATGTGAATAACAGCTTTACTAACTACGGCTGGATCACCGCAGGTAATGAAGCGACAGTAACGTCAAAAGAGACGGTGTACAACCGAAATACGATTTACTCTAAAAACGCTGTTAATGTGAATGCCAAAGCTATCTACAACTACAACGATCTGGTTGGCGATAGCACCCTCACGGCGACAGCCACAAACACCCTCTACAACAGCGGTAATTTATACAGCGCAGGCGTAGCCAATATTAAGGCGAACCGCGTTGAGAATATGTCCTCTGGTGTCATTGGTGGGCGTCAGGGTACTGACTTAGTTACGTCTTCTCAGGTCAACTACGGCATTATTGTTGGTCTGTAATTCATACTAAAAAAGGCGGCAGCATAGCTGCTGCCTTTTATATATGAAGACGGCTTATAAGGTTACGACTCGCTGTCACTTTCCCTACCCACTCTCACCAGCAGGAAAGCGCACATTACCGGGCGCTAGGACTGTTGTAACCGTCTGAACGCAGAACACCTTCGCGAGGGCGAGCCAATGGCCCTTACTTCGTGCCACTCACTACCTGCTGTAGCGCCTGCTCCACGCGCGTTGCGGCTTCCTCTTCGTCGTGCTCTTGCAGCACCTGAGCGACCTGGCGCAACTGATTTGCTGTCAGCCCGACTCGCATACTGGCGCGTGTATGTGACAGTAGCTGAGATTCCACGCCCGGCGTAGCGGCAAGCGCCCCGACGGTTGCCAGTTCGCGGCTTTGCCAGTCGAGGTTATCGCGGGCAAAAATATCGCCAAACAGGTGCGTTTGCAGGAACTGATTGATC
Coding sequences:
- a CDS encoding filamentous hemagglutinin N-terminal domain-containing protein; this translates as MKRKSNFVKINAITVSIMLALPAAAHADIVMKNGSATAVNGVPVVNINGANANGISHNIYDKLNVGKEGLVFNNSQNGAATQLAGQIAGNNNLASGSAKVILNEVTSTNASTLNGMMEVAGDKAHLIIANPNGITCESCGVINTEKLTLTTGTPDMQNGELKGYSVNGGTININNKLKTDSPTAILARSVAVNGETRVSGQDLTIVTGTNYVNTNNEVTGSVAARGGRNTYSLDVSKLGGMYAGKITLISTENGVGVRNQGNIASASTIALNAKGRLINTNATMQAVGDIGVQVAGDIDNVTGKILTEKSISIDTNKNTIDNSRAGNILASGDVGISSGYFNNTNGKVSAGGTLGINTNKNTLTNYGKGKAVGISAGAVLLQTGHLNNSNGQIKAYYIGTQSDNVNNNNAIIDSYSDVVMASNGYIDNTGGLIRSGQGKVQIDSAKGTLWNNQTKTADYASEDTKGIIAGLGGIQIVTNYLDNVGQIISSGDVNILSNSHIHNGSGDILSTKNVAIKSNTLNNNSGSITSEEGNISLQTVTGALENYIGWVTSRDGAVSVQAQRVYNYGGFMAAGTDLSINTDTEVNNNEGFISAGKDVVIRAKNAVYNNNGNNFGRNFGQYLGMVGQLGGIVGQNITDISAQNIYTENSRIIANADMLKLTAVDTVSNYNGQLVGRGGADIKARTLTNHYGTIYSGKDITVDADYLNFSSSGNIIDNNAKGLIVADNNLNLNVNNSFTNYGWITAGNEATVTSKETVYNRNTIYSKNAVNVNAKAIYNYNDLVGDSTLTATATNTLYNSGNLYSAGVANIKANRVENMSSGVIGGRQGTDLVTSSQVNYGIIVGL